One Periophthalmus magnuspinnatus isolate fPerMag1 chromosome 8, fPerMag1.2.pri, whole genome shotgun sequence genomic window carries:
- the mfsd6l gene encoding major facilitator superfamily domain-containing protein 6-like — MRRNRQINVSRALALAGAFNFLVSAAKACLLPFFTLYLRHLGITPTETGLVMGTKHAITLVWSPFTGLLAKHYNKRRVLINSCLVVSATVAMVIPLIPPANVHRLSCNNSISLVSPTQSSTDRNQIKSSLTSTANLKSTHSSDMSMEVPNTSRETKNRTSVPKVQTIRKRKSNVGLQGNFNKPSKLIDNNFDSLKVMDNHHQLFFLILIAVSVLMVTLAPVEWTADDGLFEYLDFADASDRYSNSKTWSLIGAAFGVGGCGVLVSQLSCLLATETPRSVVHFVCFSIMALGTVPVASFLPFYLNKKRTKPEGLVKGLQLVRGSVRALLCAITILLVGIVISTVENFLLWEMQDNESNELQMGLSLALGLICQVSFPLFVVKISKILSSGRVLVLAAAIVAVQSFYFSFLWGPWAVLPAQILNTLSFGGLWWAVQVQCDDIATPGTERSVTRVYNALSFDLGRSLGSVIGGVAVQKVGIAWVFRGAAFGLIIWCFVLALLQVKAPRQRRINYSRLLAADASEASESDSEQERDWLDKAMEEQ, encoded by the coding sequence ATGCGAAGGAACAGACAGATCAACGTGTCCCGTGCTCTGGCTCTGGCTGGTGCCTTCAACTTCCTCGTATCAGCTGCCAAAGCATGTCTTCTTCCCTTTTTCACACTCTACCTCCGTCATCTTGGCATCACCCCCACAGAGACTGGTCTCGTGATGGGCACCAAGCACGCAATAACACTAGTGTGGAGCCCTTTTACTGGCCTACTCGCCAAGCACTACAACAAGAGGAGAGTTTTGATCAACAGCTGTCTGGTGGTTTCTGCTACCGTTGCAATGGTTATTCCACTCATCCCACCTGCGAATGTGCACAGGTTAAGCTGCAATAATAGCATTTCACTGGTTAGTCCAACACAAAGCTCAACGGacagaaatcaaataaaaagtaGTTTGACAAGTACTGCAAATCTGAAGAGCACCCATTCCAGCGATATGTCTATGGAAGTGCCTAACACATCTCGAgaaacaaaaaatagaacatcTGTTCCAAAAGTACAAACAATAAGGAAAAGGAAATCTAATGTTGGACTTCAAGGCAATTTTAATAAACCATCCAAATTAATAGACAACAACTTTGACAGCTTAAAAGTAATGGACAATCATCACCAGTTATTTTTCCTTATTCTCATAGCTGTTTCTGTATTAATGGTTACGCTAGCTCCAGTAGAGTGGACTGCAGATGATGGGCTTTTTGAATATCTGGATTTTGCAGATGCTTCTGATCGCTACAGTAATTCCAAGACATGGAGTTTAATTGGGGCAGCATTTGGGGTTGGTGGATGTGGAGTTCTTGTTAGTCAGTTAAGCTGTCTCCTTGCCACAGAGACTCCAAGGAGCGTggtccattttgtttgtttttctattatGGCTCTTGGAACTGTGCCTGTTGCAAGTTTTCTACCTTTCTATCTGAATAAGAAGAGGACCAAGCCTGAAGGTTTGGTCAAAGGACTGCAGTTGGTGCGTGGATCTGTCCGTGCTTTGCTGTGCGCCATTACAATTTTGCTTGTTGGAATAGTAATTTCAACTGTGGAAAATTTCTTGCTTTGGGAAATGCAGGATAATGAAAGCAATGAGCTACAGATGGGGTTATCATTAGCACTTGGACTCATATGCCAAGTGTCATTCCCTTTATTTGTagttaaaatatcaaaaattcTCAGTTCTGGGAGGGTACTAGTCCTTGCTGCAGCAATTGTAGCAGTGCAATCTTTCTACTTTTCATTCCTTTGGGGGCCTTGGGCTGTCCTTCCTGCCCAAATTCTAAATACTCTAAGTTTTGGCGGTCTGTGGTGGGCTGTTCAGGTTCAGTGTGATGATATCGCCACACCAGGGACCGAGAGGAGCGTCACTAGAGTTTATAATGCCTTGTCTTTTGACCTGGGACGAAGTTTGGGCAGTGtcataggaggagtagcagtgCAAAAGGTTGGCATTGCATGGGTGTTCAGGGGAGCAGCATTCGGGCtgataatttggtgttttgtccTAGCTCTGCTACAGGTCAAAGCCCCTAGACAGAGAAGAATAAACTATTCTAGGTTGCTAGCAGCTGATGCAAGTGAGGCAAGTGAGTCTGATTCTGAACAGGAGAGAGACTGGTTAGATAAAGCCATGGAGGAGCAATAA